In Peromyscus eremicus chromosome 2, PerEre_H2_v1, whole genome shotgun sequence, a single genomic region encodes these proteins:
- the Pusl1 gene encoding tRNA pseudouridine synthase-like 1 isoform X2, which yields MSSCGAVGSVRARYLVFFQYLGTDFNGVAAVRGNHRAVGVQNFLEEAAKRLNSVEPVRFTISSRTDAGVHALSNTAHLDIHRRSGLPPYSPEVVAQALNTHLKHRAIRVLKAFRVPHDFHARHAATSRTYLYRLATGCPWPDQLPVFEQNVCWALQTTCLDVAAMQEAAQHLLGTHDFSAFQSAGSPATNTVRTLQRVSVSSGPASPFVLPQESRRLQFWTLEFESQSFLYRQVRRMTAVLVAVGQGTLTPTQVKAILESQDPLGKYQARVAPAHGLFLKSVLYDDFGSTS from the exons ATGAGTTCCTGCGGGGCTGTGGGTTCTGTGCGTGCGCGATACCTTGTGTTCTTCCAGTACTTGGGCACTGACTTCAA TGGGGTCGCGGCCGTGAGGGGTAACCATCGCGCTGTTGGGGTGCAGAACTTCCTGGAG GAGGCCGCCAAGAGGCTGAACTCGGTCGAGCCCGTCAGGTTTACTATCTCCAGCCGCACTGATGCCGGAGTGCACGCCCTGAGCAACACGGCACACCTGGACATCCATCGCCGCTCAGGCCTGCCGCCTTACTCCCCAGAGGTCGTGGCCCAGGCCCTCAACACTCACCTGAAGCACCGGGCCATTCG CGTACTGAAGGCCTTCCGAGTGCCCCATGACTTCCATGCTCGCCATGCAGCCACCTCCAGAACCTACCTATACCGTCTAGCCACAGGCTGCCCCTGGCCTGATCAGCTGCCTGTGTTTGAACAAAATGTATGCTGGGCTCTTCAGACAAC GTGCCTGGATGTGGCTGCCATGCAGGAGGCTGCCCAGCACCTCCTGGGGACACATGATTTCAGTGCTTTCCAGTCTGCTGGAAGCCCAGCCACAAATACTGTGCGCACTCTACAAAGAGTCTCCGTGTCTTCTGGTCCAGCCAGCCCATTTGTCCTCCCCCAGGAGAGCAG GAGGCTGCAGTTCTGGACGTTGGAGTTTGAAAGCCAGTCTTTCCTATATCGACAG GTACGCAGGATGACAGCTGTGCTGGTAGCTGTGGGGCAAGGGACTCTGACACCCACACAGGTGAAAGCAATTCTGGAGAGTCAAGATCCCCTGGGCAAGTATCAGGCTCGAGTTGCCCCAGCCCATGGCCTGTTCTTGAAGTCAGTGTTATATGATGACTTTG GTTCTACATCCTGA
- the Pusl1 gene encoding tRNA pseudouridine synthase-like 1 isoform X1, with the protein MSSCGAVGSVRARYLVFFQYLGTDFNGVAAVRGNHRAVGVQNFLEEAAKRLNSVEPVRFTISSRTDAGVHALSNTAHLDIHRRSGLPPYSPEVVAQALNTHLKHRAIRWTDSFLGSACHSVLKAFRVPHDFHARHAATSRTYLYRLATGCPWPDQLPVFEQNVCWALQTTCLDVAAMQEAAQHLLGTHDFSAFQSAGSPATNTVRTLQRVSVSSGPASPFVLPQESRRLQFWTLEFESQSFLYRQVRRMTAVLVAVGQGTLTPTQVKAILESQDPLGKYQARVAPAHGLFLKSVLYDDFGSTS; encoded by the exons ATGAGTTCCTGCGGGGCTGTGGGTTCTGTGCGTGCGCGATACCTTGTGTTCTTCCAGTACTTGGGCACTGACTTCAA TGGGGTCGCGGCCGTGAGGGGTAACCATCGCGCTGTTGGGGTGCAGAACTTCCTGGAG GAGGCCGCCAAGAGGCTGAACTCGGTCGAGCCCGTCAGGTTTACTATCTCCAGCCGCACTGATGCCGGAGTGCACGCCCTGAGCAACACGGCACACCTGGACATCCATCGCCGCTCAGGCCTGCCGCCTTACTCCCCAGAGGTCGTGGCCCAGGCCCTCAACACTCACCTGAAGCACCGGGCCATTCG GTGGACAGACTCATTCCTGGGATCTGCTTGCCACAGCGTACTGAAGGCCTTCCGAGTGCCCCATGACTTCCATGCTCGCCATGCAGCCACCTCCAGAACCTACCTATACCGTCTAGCCACAGGCTGCCCCTGGCCTGATCAGCTGCCTGTGTTTGAACAAAATGTATGCTGGGCTCTTCAGACAAC GTGCCTGGATGTGGCTGCCATGCAGGAGGCTGCCCAGCACCTCCTGGGGACACATGATTTCAGTGCTTTCCAGTCTGCTGGAAGCCCAGCCACAAATACTGTGCGCACTCTACAAAGAGTCTCCGTGTCTTCTGGTCCAGCCAGCCCATTTGTCCTCCCCCAGGAGAGCAG GAGGCTGCAGTTCTGGACGTTGGAGTTTGAAAGCCAGTCTTTCCTATATCGACAG GTACGCAGGATGACAGCTGTGCTGGTAGCTGTGGGGCAAGGGACTCTGACACCCACACAGGTGAAAGCAATTCTGGAGAGTCAAGATCCCCTGGGCAAGTATCAGGCTCGAGTTGCCCCAGCCCATGGCCTGTTCTTGAAGTCAGTGTTATATGATGACTTTG GTTCTACATCCTGA
- the Acap3 gene encoding arf-GAP with coiled-coil, ANK repeat and PH domain-containing protein 3, translating into MTVEFEECIKDSPRFRATIDEVETDVVEIEAKLDKLVKLCSGMIEAGKAYVTTNRLFVSGVRDLSQQCQGDTVISECLQRFGDSLQEMVNYHTILFDQAQRSVRQQLHNFVKEDVRKFKETKKQFDKVREDMELSLVRNAQAPRHRPHEVEEATGALTLTRKCFRHLALDYVLQINVLQAKKKFEILDSMLSFMHAQYSFFQQGYSLLHQLDPYMKKLAAELDQLVIDSAVEKREMERKHAAIQQRTLLQDFSYDEPKVEFDVDAPSGVVMEGYLFKRASNAFKTWNRRWFSIQNSQLVYQKKLKDALTVVVDDLRLCSVKPCEDIERRFCFEVVSPTKSCMLQADSEKLRQAWVQAVQASIASAYRESPDSCYSERLDCTASPSTSSIDSTTDSRERGVKGESVLQRVQSVAGNSQCGDCGQPDPRWASINLGVLLCIECSGIHRSLGVHCSKVRSLTLDSWEPELLKLMCELGNSTMNQIYEAQCEGPGIRKPTASSSRQDKEAWIKDKYVEKKFLRKLTSAPVREAPRRWRAQKCQRPLSSPHAPTARRKVRLEPVLPSIAALSSAGTVERKFRRDSLFCPDELDSLFSYFDAGAAGAGPRSLSSDSGLGGSSDGSSDVLAFGTGSVVDSVTEEEGAESEESSSEVDGEAEAWSLADVRELHPGLLAHQAARTRDLPALAAALAHGAEVNWADAADEGKTPLVQAVLGGSLIVCEFLLQNGADVNQRDSLGRAPLHHATLLGHTGQVCLFLKRGADQHALDQEQQDPLTIAIQAANADIVTLLRLARMAEEMREAEASPGQPGPLPGSSPTELQYRRCIQEFIGLHLEES; encoded by the exons ATGACGGTAGAGTTCGAGGAATGCATCAAGGACTCGCCGCGCTTCAG GGCAACCATTGATGAGGTAGAAACTGATGTGGTTGAGATCGAGGCTAAACTTGACAAG CTGGTCAAACTGTGCAGTGGCATGATTGAAGCTGGCAAAGCCTATGTTACCACCAACAGACTCTTTGTGAGTGGCGTCCGAGATCTGTCCCAGCAGTGCCAGGGTGACACTGTCATTTCG GAATGCCTGCAGAGGTTTGGAGACAGCCTGCAGGAGATGGTCAACTATCACACG ATCCTGTTTGACCAGGCCCAGAGATCGGTGCGGCAGCAGCTCCACAACTTTGTCAAAGA GGATGTGCGGAAGTTCAAAGAGACAAAGAAGCAGTTTGACAAAGTGCGGGAGGACATGGAGTTGTCCTTGGTGAGGAATGCCCAAGCCCCAAGGCACCGACCCCATGAAGTAGAGGAGGCCACGGGTGCCCTCACTCTCACCCGGAAGTGCTTCCGCCACTTGGCACTGGACTATGTGCTCCAG ATCAATGTCCTCCAGGCCAAGAAGAAGTTTGAGATCTTAGATTCT ATGCTGTCCTTCATGCATGCCCAGTACAGCTTCTTCCAGCAGGGTTACAGCCTTCTACACCAGCTGGACCCCTACATGAAGAAGCTGGCAGCTGAG CTGGACCAGCTTGTGATTGACTCTGCAGTGGAAAAGCGTGAGATGGAACGCAAGCATGCTGCCATCCAGCAACGG ACACTGCTACAG GACTTCTCCTATGATGAGCCAAAAGTGGAGTTTGATGTGGATGCACCAAGTGGCGTGGTAATGGAGGGCTACCTCTTTAAGAGAGCCAGCAATGCCTTCAAGACATGGAACCG ACGATGGTTCTCCATTCAGAACAGCCAGCTGGTCTACCAGAAGAAACTCAAG GATGCACTGACTGTGGTGGTAGATGACCTACGTCTATGCTCTGTGAAGCCATGTGAGGACATTGAACGGAGGTTCTGCTTTGAAGTTGTGTCACCTACCAA GAGCTGTATGCTGCAGGCTGACTCTGAGAAGCTGAGACAGGCTTGGGTTCAAGCTGTGCAGGCTAGCATTGCCTCTGCTTACCGGGAAAGTCCAGACAGCTGCTATAGTGAG AGGCTGGACTGCACAGCGTCACCGTCAACAAGTAGCATTGATTCCACCACGGACTCTCGGGAACGTGGAGTCAAGGGCGAGAGCGTGCTGCAGCGTGTGCAGAGTGTGGCTGGCAACAGCCAGTGTGGCGACTGTGGCCAGCCAGATCCTCGCTGGGCCAGCATCAACCTGGGTGTGCTGCTCTGTATTGAGTGCTCAGGCATCCACAG GAGCTTGGGTGTTCACTGCTCCAAGGTACGGTCCCTGACACTGGATTCCTGGGAGCCAGAGCTGCTAAAG CTGATGTGTGAGCTTGGAAATAGCACCATGAACCAGATCTATGAGGCCCAGTGTGAGGGCCCAGGCATTAGAAAACCCACAGCCAGTAGTTCCAG GCAGGACAAAGAAGCATGGATCAAGGACAAATACGTTGAAAAGAAGTTTCTGCGGAAGTTGACCTCTGCACCAGTCCGGGAAGCCCCAAGACGCTGGAGGGCACAGAAGTGCCAGCGCCCTCTCAGCTCCCCCCACGCCCCTACTGCCCGCCGCAAGGTCCGGCTTGAGCCTGTCCTGCCCTCCATCGCTGCTTTGTCCTCAG CTGGCACTGTGGAGCGCAAGTTCCGCCGAGACTCCCTCTTCTGCCCTGATGAGCTGGACTCCCTCTTCTCTTACTTTGATGCAGGGGCTGCTGGGGCTGGTCCACGCA GTCTAAGCAGTGACAGTGGTCTTGGAGGTAGCTCTGATGGCAGTTCAGATGTTCTGGCCTTTGGCACAGGCTCTGTGGTGGACAGTGTCACTGAGGAAG AGGGTGCTGAGTCCGAGGAGTCCAGCAGTGAGGTAGATGGAGAAGCTGAGGCCTGGAGCCTGGCAGATGTACGCGAGCTGCATCCTGGGCTACTGGCACACCAAGCAGCACGTACCCGTGACCTCCCTGCACTGGCTGCAGCACTGGCCCATGGAGCTGAAGTCAACTGGGCTGATGCAGCAGATGAGGGCAAGACACCACTGGTGCAGGCTGTGCTAGGG GGTTCCTTGATTGTCTGTGAGTTCCTTCTGCAAAATGGAGCTGATGTGAACCAAAGAGATAGCCTTGGCCGGGCACCCTTGCACCATGCTACACTCTTGGGCCACACTGG CCAGGTCTGTCTATTCCTGAAGCGGGGGGCTGACCAGCATGCCCTGGACCAGGAGCAGCAGGATCCATTGACCATCGCCATTCAAGCAGCGAATGCTGACATTGTCACATT gcttcGCCTGGCCCGCATGGCTGAGGAGATGAGAGAAGCTGAGGCATCCCCTGGCCAGCCAGGCCCGTTGCCGGGCAGCAGTCCTACAGAGCTGCAGTACCGCAGGTGCATCCAGGAGTTCATTGGCCTCCACCTGGAGGAAAGCTAG